The Canis lupus dingo isolate Sandy chromosome 18, ASM325472v2, whole genome shotgun sequence genome includes the window ACAGCAGATCTGCAACCAATTGTCTCAATCACTATGCTCTATTTATTGCCTATGGGGGTGAGGTGGGTTTCaaggggggaggagaagaagggaaaggagggttAGGAGGCCAggaggagccgggggaggggagagacagaaCACTCACTCAACCACGTCCTGGTCACTGGGATCCAAGTAACGGCTGCTGACCCACTGGACCCCAAACCAATCCTTGTATCCGTGCCGCCCACAGCAGTGGTGCCTCAGCTGGAGCTCATCCAACAGCCGTTTGGCATGACAGTGTCCGGGCACCTCTGTGTCTTTATAGTGAGCCAAGGCAGTCCCCAGGCCCTCCTCCAGCCCAGTGTCCAGACTCCCAGGTAAAGCCAGGGTCAGCCCCAGGGCGAAGACCAGAAGACCTCCGCCTGCAGCTGTGCCGGCCACCAGCAGCGGGCCGAGGACCTTTCTCCACGGAGGGTATTGAGCTGCATCCAGACTGGCCCTGCTGGCTCCTGCACCCACCAGGCCTGTGCCCAGAGCCATCGTGCCGGCTGCCAGGGCAACCTGGGGCAGGGCGGCAAATGGGCAGGAGGGAGACAAGAAGGTGCTGAGGTGCCACAGCTGAACCAGGAGGTGCCCGCTACAGAGAAGGGTGAGGCCACCCGCCAACGCCAGCAGCCAGGAGAGGAGCCAGAGCCCCTGTGCCAGACGGATGCGGGGCTGCAGGGGCAGCACCAAGGGCAACACCGGCGCCATCTCCCATCTCTGCCCAAGGGGAAGCAGAGCTGTCGGGGACGAGGGTTGGTGGGGACGGGATGCTGAGTCAGCCCAGCCTGGCTTGAGCTGGGCTAATGCCACCCTGACCCCAATACCCTGGGAATCCGCCCGCCCCTAGCCTTAATAACCcgctgccctggcccctgccaAGCCCCAATTCGAGATGCCTTTGCCTTGCCCCTTAGGgaaggccccgcccccgggccgaGGTGCCCATTTCGTAACCCCGCCCCTGTCCCCTCGCggaagtggggaggggc containing:
- the ROM1 gene encoding rod outer segment membrane protein 1, which produces MAPVLPLVLPLQPRIRLAQGLWLLSWLLALAGGLTLLCSGHLLVQLWHLSTFLSPSCPFAALPQVALAAGTMALGTGLVGAGASRASLDAAQYPPWRKVLGPLLVAGTAAGGGLLVFALGLTLALPGSLDTGLEEGLGTALAHYKDTEVPGHCHAKRLLDELQLRHHCCGRHGYKDWFGVQWVSSRYLDPSDQDVVDRIQSNVEGLYLIDGVPFSCCNPHSPRPCLQSRLSDPHAHPLFDPRQPNLNLWTQGCHAALLGHLQSLASTLGSTLTVTFMLQILVLLGLRYLQTALEGLGGVIDGEGEAQGYLFPSGLKDMLKTAWLQAGVAHRPAPEEAPAEEAPPKEGLPEA